In the genome of Salinispirillum sp. LH 10-3-1, one region contains:
- a CDS encoding methyltransferase domain-containing protein — protein sequence MSVSQWYKKWLQWWRPAPLQPHAREVQLNRWYRTELGEALYRTERDMVAPVLAQGYHPFIVQVDGGLYRPLFDAQKCRSKAAVLISRYENNAVCPTVQSDPEHLALLPETVDMMIMHHVIEYAQNPHRVLREAVQALRPGGQLIVMGFNPYGFWGLARLLRRQSQVPWVGRFVSARRVADWCTLLDCDEEQTAYYYHWPPMTQASWKRRVRLLNAFFRVVMPMTGAGYMLVVRKNQVELLHDHKWKPAFFMQDKVMTTQREQVTG from the coding sequence ATGTCGGTTTCTCAGTGGTACAAAAAGTGGTTGCAGTGGTGGCGTCCAGCGCCTCTCCAGCCGCATGCCCGTGAAGTGCAACTGAACCGTTGGTATCGCACCGAGCTGGGTGAAGCGCTGTACCGCACAGAACGTGATATGGTCGCTCCCGTGCTCGCTCAAGGCTACCATCCGTTTATCGTCCAGGTAGATGGTGGGTTGTATCGCCCGCTCTTTGATGCACAGAAATGCCGCAGCAAAGCGGCGGTATTGATTTCGCGATACGAAAACAACGCGGTGTGTCCAACGGTTCAGTCTGACCCGGAGCATTTGGCTCTGTTGCCAGAAACGGTCGATATGATGATCATGCATCACGTCATCGAGTACGCGCAAAACCCGCACCGAGTTTTGCGCGAAGCGGTGCAGGCTCTGCGACCTGGCGGACAACTGATTGTTATGGGTTTTAATCCTTACGGTTTTTGGGGCCTGGCGCGCTTGCTGCGCCGACAAAGCCAGGTACCTTGGGTGGGGCGGTTTGTGTCTGCCCGTCGGGTGGCTGATTGGTGTACTCTGTTGGATTGTGATGAGGAGCAAACGGCCTATTACTACCACTGGCCACCGATGACCCAAGCCTCCTGGAAGCGGCGAGTACGTTTATTAAATGCCTTTTTTCGGGTAGTTATGCCGATGACGGGCGCTGGATACATGTTGGTGGTGCGAAAAAATCAGGTAGAGTTATTGCACGATCATAAGTGGAAGCCAGCTTTTTTTATGCAAGACAAAGTGATGACAACGCAAAGAGAGCAGGTGACAGGATAG
- the rnhA gene encoding ribonuclease HI, producing the protein MVEVVIYTDGACKGNPGPGGWGAFMQYGKHAKELFGGEANTTNNRMELRAAIEGLSALNKQSVVKLYTDSSYVKNGIEKWMTGWKRNGWKTASKQPVKNVDLWQQLDELVKKHEVHWHWVKGHAGNPGNEKADELANLGAQKYL; encoded by the coding sequence ATAGTGGAAGTAGTGATTTACACGGACGGCGCATGCAAAGGTAATCCGGGCCCTGGAGGCTGGGGTGCATTTATGCAGTATGGTAAACACGCTAAAGAGCTGTTTGGGGGTGAAGCAAACACCACCAATAATCGTATGGAGCTGCGTGCGGCCATCGAAGGCTTGTCGGCCTTAAATAAGCAGAGCGTCGTGAAGCTCTACACCGATTCATCTTACGTCAAAAATGGTATTGAAAAGTGGATGACAGGCTGGAAGCGCAATGGTTGGAAAACTGCATCGAAACAGCCGGTGAAGAATGTCGATTTATGGCAGCAGCTGGATGAACTCGTAAAGAAGCATGAAGTTCACTGGCATTGGGTGAAGGGGCATGCTGGCAACCCCGGCAACGAGAAAGCCGATGAGTTGGCTAACTTAGGCGCGCAAAAGTATCTTTAG
- the dnaQ gene encoding DNA polymerase III subunit epsilon codes for MRQIVLDTETTGLDPSQGHRVIEIGCVEVVDRKLTGNHYHVYINPQRNVPEDAIAIHGITNEFLADKPVFADIAESFFDFVRGAELVIHNAPFDMGFLNHELRTLRSPAAPLENHCTVLDTLYLARQKHPGQKNNLDALCKRYGIDNGHRDLHGALLDAEILADVYLFMTGGQTALELAAETPKDNVQDAALAFAAEASGRDLPVIEANSAELAAHEHLLALIDKKSDGALWKHSG; via the coding sequence ATGCGCCAAATAGTATTGGATACCGAAACCACGGGCTTGGACCCATCGCAGGGGCATCGGGTAATTGAGATTGGTTGTGTGGAGGTGGTAGACCGCAAGCTAACCGGCAACCATTACCACGTGTACATCAATCCGCAGCGCAATGTGCCCGAAGATGCCATCGCTATTCACGGCATTACCAATGAGTTTTTGGCTGACAAGCCGGTGTTTGCAGACATTGCAGAATCATTCTTCGACTTCGTGCGTGGTGCGGAGTTAGTGATTCACAACGCACCCTTCGATATGGGGTTCTTGAATCATGAATTACGGACGTTGCGATCCCCGGCAGCGCCACTGGAAAACCATTGCACAGTCTTGGATACCCTCTACCTGGCCCGTCAAAAACATCCCGGCCAGAAGAATAATCTCGATGCATTATGTAAGCGCTACGGCATCGACAATGGTCACCGTGATCTGCATGGGGCATTGTTAGACGCTGAGATTCTAGCGGATGTTTATCTGTTTATGACCGGTGGGCAGACGGCGCTGGAGTTGGCAGCGGAAACCCCTAAAGACAATGTGCAGGATGCCGCATTGGCTTTTGCGGCCGAAGCCAGTGGTAGGGATTTACCAGTAATCGAAGCTAACTCCGCCGAGCTTGCAGCGCATGAGCATTTGCTGGCGCTGATTGATAAGAAGTCGGACGGGGCTTTGTGGAAGCATAGTGGATGA
- the lexA gene encoding transcriptional repressor LexA, producing MIKLTARQQQVLDFLRTYIEAHSMPPTRAEIARELGFKSANAAEEHLKALARKGAIEMIPGASRGIRLPHLEAPANDETVSAGPGLPVIGRVAAGSPTLATEHIDEYCPVAPDFFSPPADFLLRVNGMSMKDIGVYDDDLVAVAKTTQVRDGDIIVARINEDVTLKRYFREKNVIRLVAENDAFEDIIVTPEDFFAIEGKYVGVIRRQLH from the coding sequence ATGATCAAGCTTACGGCTCGTCAGCAACAGGTTCTGGATTTCCTGCGCACCTACATTGAAGCGCATAGTATGCCACCGACACGCGCAGAAATCGCGCGCGAACTGGGTTTTAAATCAGCCAATGCGGCCGAAGAACACCTTAAGGCATTAGCTCGCAAAGGCGCTATAGAGATGATACCCGGCGCGTCACGCGGCATTCGCTTGCCCCATCTTGAAGCACCGGCAAATGATGAGACTGTGAGTGCTGGCCCTGGATTACCGGTGATTGGTCGAGTAGCAGCAGGCAGCCCTACCCTGGCGACTGAACACATTGATGAGTACTGCCCAGTGGCACCTGACTTCTTTTCACCTCCGGCCGACTTCCTGTTGCGTGTGAATGGCATGAGCATGAAAGACATTGGCGTGTATGACGATGACCTGGTTGCAGTCGCTAAAACCACGCAAGTGCGAGACGGTGACATCATTGTCGCGCGCATCAATGAAGATGTGACATTGAAGCGTTATTTTCGGGAAAAAAACGTCATTAGATTGGTAGCGGAGAATGACGCCTTTGAAGACATCATAGTAACCCCAGAAGACTTCTTTGCCATTGAAGGGAAGTATGTAGGCGTTATTCGCCGTCAGTTACATTAA
- a CDS encoding 3-deoxy-7-phosphoheptulonate synthase → MTAVTENLNVESQEILITPAMLKQKVPLTDAAAETINAGRDAINNILNRKDHRIFLVVGPCSIHDLDAAKDYAQRFKTLAEEVSDTLLLVMRVYFEKPRTTVGWKGLINDPYLNDTFKIQDGLEIGRRLLCEIAEMGVPTATEALDPISPQYMQDLISWSAIGARTTESQTHREMASGLSSAVGFKNGTDGGLQVAINALQSVSKPHRFLGINGDGQVAIIHTKGNPHGHVVLRGGNGKPNYDSVSVALCEQEMREAGLTPNIMVDCSHANSNKDPALQTLVAENVSNQILEGNESIIGLMIESNINFGNQKLTPNLSDMQYGVSVTDGCIDWTTTETSIRKMHQKLKDVLPARMNNSAS, encoded by the coding sequence ATGACCGCCGTTACCGAGAATTTAAACGTTGAATCGCAAGAGATACTGATCACGCCGGCGATGCTGAAGCAGAAAGTCCCTTTGACCGATGCCGCAGCAGAAACCATCAATGCAGGGCGCGACGCCATTAACAACATTTTAAACCGCAAAGACCATCGTATATTTTTGGTGGTTGGCCCCTGCTCTATTCACGATCTGGACGCCGCAAAGGACTATGCCCAGCGTTTCAAGACGTTGGCCGAAGAAGTCTCGGACACCCTGTTACTGGTCATGCGCGTGTATTTTGAAAAGCCCCGCACTACCGTGGGCTGGAAAGGCCTGATCAACGACCCGTACCTGAACGACACGTTCAAAATTCAAGACGGCTTGGAAATTGGTCGTCGACTGCTGTGTGAAATTGCCGAGATGGGCGTACCAACGGCCACCGAAGCCTTGGACCCAATTTCACCCCAGTATATGCAGGATCTGATTTCTTGGTCGGCCATCGGAGCACGAACTACCGAGTCCCAAACGCACCGCGAAATGGCCAGTGGTTTGTCATCGGCTGTAGGCTTTAAGAATGGCACTGATGGCGGCCTGCAAGTTGCTATTAACGCCCTACAATCGGTCAGCAAGCCGCACCGTTTTCTGGGCATCAACGGCGACGGCCAGGTAGCGATTATCCATACCAAGGGCAATCCGCACGGCCACGTGGTATTGCGCGGCGGTAACGGCAAGCCGAACTATGACTCAGTCAGTGTCGCTCTGTGTGAACAAGAAATGCGCGAAGCCGGTCTGACACCCAATATCATGGTGGATTGTTCGCACGCCAACTCGAATAAAGACCCTGCTCTGCAAACCTTGGTCGCGGAAAACGTCAGCAATCAAATATTGGAAGGAAATGAGTCCATCATAGGCCTGATGATTGAAAGTAACATCAACTTCGGCAATCAAAAGTTGACGCCTAACCTCTCTGATATGCAATACGGCGTTTCAGTGACGGATGGCTGTATTGACTGGACGACGACTGAAACCAGTATTCGCAAAATGCATCAGAAATTGAAAGATGTTTTACCCGCGCGGATGAATAACAGCGCGTCGTAA
- the cysB gene encoding HTH-type transcriptional regulator CysB, whose amino-acid sequence MKLQQLRYIWEVAHHDLNVSATAQVLYTSQPGISKQIRLLEDELGVEIFARSGKHLTRITPAGEAILQVVGDVLKKVESIKQVAQEFSDENKGSLSIATTHTQARYALPTVIEGFIKRFPDVSLHMHQGTPMQIAEMASNGTADFAIATEAMEQFHDLIMLPCYRWNRSIIVPRKHPLAQKHQLTLEDIAGFPLVTYVFGFTGRSKLDEAFRNKGLETKTVFTAADADVIKTYVRLGLGVGIVASMAMDEEQDSDLVTLDASHLFEASITKVGLRKGVFLRGYMYKFIEAFAPHLTRELIDKAMACSSKADVDELFRHVSLPTF is encoded by the coding sequence ATGAAGCTGCAGCAACTCCGCTATATCTGGGAGGTCGCCCATCATGACCTGAACGTATCTGCCACGGCGCAGGTGCTTTACACCTCTCAGCCCGGCATATCCAAACAAATCCGACTGTTGGAGGATGAGCTGGGTGTCGAGATTTTTGCTCGCAGTGGTAAACATTTGACGCGCATTACGCCAGCGGGTGAAGCTATTTTGCAGGTGGTGGGCGATGTGCTCAAGAAAGTGGAAAGCATCAAGCAGGTCGCGCAAGAATTCAGCGACGAGAATAAAGGCAGTCTGTCCATTGCGACAACGCATACTCAAGCACGGTATGCACTGCCTACTGTTATCGAAGGCTTTATTAAGCGCTTCCCCGATGTATCACTGCATATGCACCAGGGTACACCCATGCAGATCGCTGAAATGGCTTCCAACGGCACAGCTGACTTTGCCATTGCGACCGAGGCCATGGAACAATTTCATGACCTGATTATGCTGCCTTGCTATCGTTGGAATCGCAGCATTATTGTACCGCGCAAACATCCCCTAGCCCAAAAGCACCAGTTGACACTGGAAGATATAGCCGGCTTTCCGCTGGTGACCTATGTGTTCGGTTTTACTGGCCGTTCGAAGCTCGACGAAGCCTTTCGCAACAAAGGCTTGGAAACCAAGACGGTATTCACCGCGGCCGATGCCGACGTGATCAAGACTTATGTACGTTTGGGTCTGGGTGTAGGCATTGTGGCCAGCATGGCGATGGATGAGGAACAGGACAGTGACTTGGTGACTTTGGATGCCAGCCATCTGTTCGAGGCTAGCATCACTAAGGTTGGCTTGCGCAAAGGTGTGTTCTTACGCGGCTATATGTACAAATTCATCGAAGCCTTCGCGCCGCATTTAACGCGTGAACTCATTGACAAGGCCATGGCGTGCAGCAGCAAGGCGGATGTTGATGAGTTGTTTCGCCACGTCTCCTTGCCAACTTTTTAA
- a CDS encoding phosphoadenylyl-sulfate reductase yields MTSPALIDQWQEALAPQTPKDILRFAHEQFDNIVISFSGAEDVVLIDLAKKVSKHVQVFTLDTGRLHADTYRFIDQVRKHYNLDLDILSPDQAKLEALVRTKGLFSFYEDDHKECCGVRKVDSLKRKLQTVDAWITGQRKDQSPSTRASVATVELDTVFGSPDKPLVKFNPLANWTSQQVWEYIRMFDVPFNPLHERGFISIGCEPCTRPVLPGQHEREGRWWWEEATQKECGLHST; encoded by the coding sequence ATGACATCCCCTGCATTGATCGACCAATGGCAAGAAGCACTGGCGCCTCAAACCCCAAAAGACATACTGCGTTTTGCGCACGAGCAGTTCGATAACATTGTCATTTCATTCAGTGGTGCTGAAGATGTGGTGTTGATCGACTTGGCAAAAAAGGTCAGCAAGCATGTGCAGGTGTTTACGCTCGACACTGGCCGCTTGCATGCCGACACCTACCGGTTCATTGATCAGGTGCGCAAGCACTACAACTTGGATCTAGACATACTGTCACCGGATCAAGCCAAGTTAGAAGCCTTGGTACGCACCAAAGGCTTATTCAGCTTTTATGAAGACGACCACAAAGAGTGTTGCGGCGTACGCAAAGTTGACAGCTTGAAGCGCAAGCTGCAAACAGTGGACGCATGGATTACCGGCCAGCGTAAAGACCAAAGCCCCAGCACCCGTGCCAGCGTCGCCACGGTTGAACTGGACACTGTATTCGGATCGCCAGACAAGCCTTTGGTGAAATTTAACCCACTGGCGAACTGGACTTCTCAACAGGTGTGGGAATACATCCGGATGTTTGATGTGCCTTTTAACCCACTGCATGAGCGCGGCTTCATCAGCATCGGCTGTGAACCCTGCACGCGACCCGTGTTACCGGGCCAACATGAGCGTGAGGGTCGTTGGTGGTGGGAGGAAGCTACGCAGAAAGAGTGTGGGCTGCACAGCACCTAA
- the thrH gene encoding bifunctional phosphoserine phosphatase/homoserine phosphotransferase ThrH, whose product MEIACLDLEGVLVPEIWIAFAEKTGIEELKATTRDIPDYDVLMRQRLAILDQHGLGLPQIQEVIATLKPLDGAVEFVDWLRERFQVVILSDTFYEFSQPLMRQLGFPTLFCHKLEVNDQGRVVDYHIRQKDPKRQSVKAFHSLNYRCIAAGDSYNDTTMLAEADAGILFHAPDNVIAEFPQFPAVHTYADLKQEFIKASVRDIA is encoded by the coding sequence GTGGAAATTGCTTGCCTTGACCTCGAAGGTGTATTGGTACCAGAAATTTGGATCGCTTTTGCCGAAAAAACCGGTATTGAAGAGCTGAAAGCCACCACGCGCGACATCCCCGACTACGATGTTCTGATGCGTCAGCGGCTGGCGATTCTGGATCAGCACGGTTTAGGGCTGCCGCAGATACAAGAGGTCATTGCGACACTGAAGCCTCTGGATGGCGCGGTGGAGTTTGTTGACTGGCTACGTGAGCGTTTCCAAGTTGTTATCCTGTCGGATACCTTCTACGAATTCTCACAGCCGTTGATGCGCCAGTTGGGTTTCCCAACGTTGTTCTGTCACAAGTTGGAAGTGAACGACCAGGGCCGTGTGGTGGATTACCACATTCGTCAAAAAGACCCGAAGCGTCAGTCTGTTAAAGCGTTTCATAGCCTGAATTATCGATGCATTGCTGCTGGCGACTCTTACAACGACACTACCATGCTCGCCGAAGCAGATGCCGGTATCCTGTTTCATGCACCAGACAACGTGATTGCGGAGTTCCCTCAGTTTCCGGCGGTGCATACCTACGCCGACTTGAAACAGGAATTCATTAAAGCCAGCGTGCGAGATATCGCGTAA
- the pabB gene encoding aminodeoxychorismate synthase component I → MSDALIDPLNPLCWLSALDSQHFPVLLDSCLPGAPFGRYSVVAAMPQRYFVVTTLQALEEWERQADGSYRLTNIQRGSVIAALSAIQSRVALPTKPNGGFNGGLIGLLNYDLGQLQQGVPLQDHRRQTLSRVIDMPLAWVGDYDHAVVIDHQEQRVLYIGDAAQWQPTLPPRDVAMASDTVVHTSLDQHQYEQRMQRLKDYIAAGDCYQVNLTRQFDAPWPNAPLATYARLRNATPMPFSAYLDLGNTQLLSLSPERFLRIADGQMETKPIKGTRPRSPDPKEDEALKQSLLQSTKDRAENLMIVDLLRNDLGRSAVPGSVKVPKLFDLESFANVHQLVSTVTATLSPGETPLGALLKAFPGGSITGAPKRRAMEIIAELEPHQRGPYCGSIFYQDVTGLLDSNILIRTMAIQDNHLWTWAGGGIVWDSETAAEFEETHDKIRSLLASLGLALP, encoded by the coding sequence ATGTCTGACGCCCTGATTGACCCTCTTAACCCGCTCTGCTGGCTAAGTGCCCTAGACTCACAGCACTTTCCTGTGTTGCTGGACAGTTGCCTGCCGGGAGCACCCTTTGGGCGTTACAGCGTGGTGGCGGCGATGCCGCAGCGATATTTTGTGGTGACTACGTTGCAAGCGCTGGAAGAGTGGGAGCGCCAAGCCGACGGCAGCTATCGATTAACGAATATCCAACGCGGATCAGTGATCGCCGCCTTATCGGCAATACAGTCTCGCGTTGCGTTGCCGACCAAACCAAACGGTGGCTTCAATGGTGGTTTGATTGGCCTACTTAATTACGACCTGGGCCAACTTCAACAAGGGGTTCCCTTACAGGACCACCGTCGCCAAACACTGAGCCGAGTGATCGACATGCCCTTGGCATGGGTGGGCGACTATGACCACGCGGTCGTTATTGACCACCAAGAACAGCGTGTGCTCTACATCGGCGATGCTGCGCAGTGGCAACCCACTTTGCCGCCCAGGGATGTCGCCATGGCGTCCGACACGGTGGTTCACACCAGCTTAGATCAACACCAATACGAGCAACGGATGCAGCGCCTGAAAGACTACATTGCCGCTGGCGACTGCTATCAGGTGAATCTGACGCGCCAGTTTGATGCTCCTTGGCCCAATGCCCCGTTGGCGACCTATGCTCGATTGCGCAATGCGACCCCGATGCCCTTTTCGGCTTATCTTGACCTTGGCAACACACAGCTTTTGAGTCTGTCGCCAGAGCGCTTTCTGCGTATTGCTGACGGGCAGATGGAAACCAAACCCATCAAAGGGACCCGTCCACGTAGCCCAGACCCTAAAGAAGATGAAGCGCTGAAACAGTCGCTGCTGCAAAGCACCAAGGATCGCGCGGAGAACCTAATGATTGTGGACTTGCTGCGCAACGATCTGGGCCGCAGTGCGGTGCCGGGCAGTGTCAAGGTTCCCAAGTTGTTTGACCTAGAGAGCTTTGCCAATGTGCATCAGTTGGTGAGCACAGTGACGGCTACGCTGAGTCCGGGCGAAACGCCATTAGGCGCCTTATTGAAAGCCTTTCCCGGTGGTTCGATCACCGGTGCGCCCAAACGGCGGGCGATGGAAATTATTGCGGAACTGGAACCGCACCAGCGCGGCCCTTACTGCGGCTCGATTTTTTATCAGGATGTAACTGGCTTGCTGGACAGTAATATTTTGATTCGCACCATGGCGATTCAAGACAACCACCTGTGGACCTGGGCCGGAGGCGGTATTGTGTGGGATTCCGAAACGGCGGCTGAGTTCGAAGAGACCCACGACAAGATTCGAAGTCTGTTGGCGTCGTTAGGGTTGGCGTTGCCGTAG
- a CDS encoding PhoH family protein — protein sequence MSEIKIYALDTNVLIHDPNALFNFEEHEVLIPMVVLEELDKLKVGTTPLAADCRQAVRTIDRIIGDASPTDVIRGVPIPRLDGGHQGKLSILMPHGEAAAGGTLQAHVNDNKIINDLLHLQGRYQARKVVLVTKDINMRLKARGCGLDAEDYHNDQLITDIDRLNKGYITVEGDFWDAMESQGHIDIDGQKQQKIPRAHLDNLIGTEYFPCQFIVDERDFIGRIVAVEPDTVTLELFNEGILMRQKAWGLNPRDAFQAMAMRLLLDPEIDLVSLNGPAGSGKTILALACALEQTVETKLYKRIVATRSTRGLDEDIGFLPGTETDKMAPWLGAFTDNLEALHAEDYDPNSSEHYVGANMPLHFKSMNFVRGRSFQHTLLIVDEAQNLTPHQIKTIITRAGEGTKVVCLGNLAQIDTPYLGPTSSGLTYMTERFKSFEFGGSLSLLGVARSRLAAYAEQYL from the coding sequence ATGAGTGAGATCAAGATTTACGCGCTGGACACGAATGTACTGATTCACGACCCTAACGCACTCTTTAATTTTGAAGAACACGAAGTCCTTATTCCCATGGTGGTACTCGAAGAGCTCGACAAGCTCAAAGTGGGTACCACGCCACTGGCTGCCGATTGCCGTCAAGCGGTTCGTACCATCGACCGGATCATTGGCGACGCCTCACCCACAGATGTTATCCGCGGTGTTCCCATTCCACGTCTCGACGGCGGCCATCAAGGCAAACTGTCAATTTTAATGCCACACGGAGAAGCCGCTGCGGGTGGCACGCTGCAAGCCCACGTAAACGACAACAAAATCATCAATGACTTACTGCACCTACAAGGGCGTTACCAAGCCCGCAAAGTAGTGCTGGTCACCAAAGACATCAATATGCGTCTCAAGGCACGGGGCTGTGGCCTAGACGCTGAGGATTACCATAACGACCAGTTGATCACTGACATTGATCGACTGAACAAAGGTTACATCACTGTTGAAGGTGATTTCTGGGACGCCATGGAATCTCAAGGCCATATTGACATCGACGGCCAGAAGCAGCAAAAGATACCGCGTGCGCACCTGGACAACCTAATTGGCACCGAGTACTTCCCCTGTCAATTCATTGTCGACGAACGCGACTTTATTGGGCGAATTGTTGCCGTAGAACCCGATACCGTCACCCTGGAGTTGTTCAACGAAGGTATTTTGATGCGCCAGAAAGCGTGGGGATTAAACCCGCGTGATGCTTTTCAGGCCATGGCCATGCGCCTGTTGTTAGACCCGGAAATCGACTTGGTATCGCTTAATGGCCCCGCCGGCTCTGGTAAAACCATTTTGGCGTTAGCCTGCGCTTTGGAACAAACGGTAGAAACCAAGCTCTACAAGCGCATCGTGGCGACGCGGAGCACCCGTGGGCTCGATGAAGACATCGGCTTCTTGCCCGGTACCGAAACGGACAAGATGGCGCCTTGGTTAGGCGCCTTTACCGACAACTTAGAAGCGCTGCATGCGGAAGATTACGACCCGAACAGCAGCGAGCATTACGTGGGCGCAAACATGCCATTGCACTTCAAGTCGATGAACTTTGTGCGCGGGCGTAGCTTCCAACATACCTTGCTGATCGTAGATGAGGCGCAAAACCTGACGCCGCATCAAATAAAAACCATCATCACGCGGGCCGGTGAAGGCACTAAGGTGGTGTGTCTGGGCAATCTGGCGCAGATAGATACACCGTATCTGGGGCCAACCAGCTCTGGTCTGACCTACATGACCGAGCGCTTTAAAAGCTTTGAGTTTGGCGGTTCGCTGAGCTTGCTGGGGGTAGCGCGCAGTCGTTTGGCTGCATACGCCGAACAGTATTTGTAG
- the uvrY gene encoding UvrY/SirA/GacA family response regulator transcription factor, which translates to MISVILVDDHDLVRMGIRRLLEDIDSIKIVGEANSGEQALILARELKPQVILMDVKMPGIGGLEATRRLHAAQPETKVIVVTSCTEDPFPSRLLKAGAAGYLTKGAGIDEMVLAINSVARGQRYLSPEIAQRMALNSFSGENTENPLDALSEREMQITMMIVNCHKVQAISDKLCLSPKTVNTYRYRIFEKLNIGSDVELTHLALRHGLVETSDMERLN; encoded by the coding sequence ATGATCAGCGTGATATTGGTCGATGATCACGATCTCGTGAGAATGGGCATCAGAAGGCTGCTCGAAGACATCGACAGCATCAAGATTGTGGGTGAAGCGAACAGTGGTGAGCAAGCGCTCATTTTGGCGCGTGAGCTGAAGCCACAAGTGATTTTGATGGACGTCAAGATGCCCGGCATCGGTGGGCTCGAGGCCACAAGACGTCTGCACGCCGCACAGCCGGAAACCAAAGTAATTGTGGTGACTTCGTGCACGGAAGACCCATTCCCCAGCCGCTTGCTGAAAGCCGGTGCTGCAGGTTACCTCACGAAAGGTGCCGGCATCGATGAAATGGTCTTGGCGATCAACAGCGTCGCCCGTGGTCAGCGCTATTTGAGCCCTGAAATTGCCCAGCGTATGGCGTTAAACTCTTTCTCTGGTGAAAACACGGAGAACCCATTGGATGCCTTGTCCGAGCGGGAAATGCAGATCACTATGATGATTGTGAACTGTCACAAGGTGCAGGCCATTTCAGACAAGCTGTGCTTGAGCCCCAAAACGGTGAATACTTACCGTTATCGCATCTTTGAAAAACTGAACATTGGCAGCGACGTTGAGCTGACACATTTGGCTTTACGCCATGGTCTAGTAGAAACCAGTGACATGGAGCGTCTAAACTGA